The sequence below is a genomic window from Candidatus Margulisiibacteriota bacterium.
ATGTCGGCCTTTAGCGTCGGCCAGCCGTCCTTTAAACCTTTTTTCGCTATCCCAAGGAGCCAGCTCAAATCATGTTTACCGGCCGGCTCGGCATTATCATAAGCGTTTTTTATATGCCGGAAGACCAGCATCGGTTTTTCCACGACCGGTTGAACGACCGCCAGTATCGGCGCTTTGATATGCAACGGACAATGACCGTCATAAAGCCAGTCCAATAAAATATTGGCCAACGCCGTTGCCCCGGCTCCGACTCCCAGAGCCAATAGTTCATCTTTCCCAAACTCTCTGCCGAAATGAATGTAGGGACTTTCCGGGATCACAATAAGGTCCACGGTTTCTTTGGCTTGTCTTGTTGTTCCGGCTGAATCGGCAGTCAACGCCATTAATTGTTGATTATAGAGATGAGATAGTTTTCTATATCCGCCTATCTCATAGCTTGGTTTTACTGTCCTTTGAATTAAACTGCCAGCTGCGTTGGTAAGGCCACCGGAGACTTTCTGCAGAGGCATCGGCGCCGTCCTTTTTGCCCAGGCTAAAGCCCTAATGCTGATAGATGGATAAGTCATGAAGATTTGTCGGCATGATTAGACGGAAATTTCAATAAAAAGGCTGCGATCTGATTACCGGGAAGAGCAACACTGCCGGCTTGAATCAGTCTACGGCCGAACTGCTTCGGGCGTTCCTGACGAGGAAACTACCGGGATAAAATCGCTCAAGGGGACGATCCGGTACTTTTTGTTCCGCTTTAGCCAGGCGATAAATTCGTCGACCACCCCCGCCCGTTCATTGCCGTTGCCATGAATAAGGATAATTGAACCAGCCTTGATCCTGCCGCCAACGAAGCGGTGCCACCAGTGTATCTTCCCCAGCCAGGCATTGGAATCAACGGAAATATAACCGAGCGCGGCGAGTTGTTCCAGGCGCTGCCGGTTATGCCGGAGGCCGGGAAAGCGGAAGTAGCGGGAGGGTTGAAGGCTGAACTTTTCCATGGCGGTGATATTCTTCAGCATTTCCCGCCGGAAATTTACTTTCGGGTTGTTCAGAAAGTCGTCCGCGACCGGGTGAGAATACGAATGGTTCCCCCAGGTAATGTTCAGGTACATCTTTTTAAGCACTTTGAGCTCGTCCTGATGCCGCTCGATCCAGCGGCCGGAGACAAAGATCGTCACCGGCAGAGGTTGGCCGGCCCTTTGTCCCAACCCTTCCAGGGCCTTGAACAGTTTGGCTTCGTAAGGTTTGCTGGACGGGCAAAGATCGATCGTGATGGTGACGGCGTTCTTGACGGTTGGATTTTTATTGCTGGAGATCGAATGTTCGGCGCAGCCGGTAAGGTAAAAACAGATAATTATTGGCCAGAAAGCGATTAAGACGCGATTTATCACTAAGGTTTGATCAAGGCCAGGGCTTCGGAGCGGACCTTGGCGTCTTTCCTGAAGACCCCCCTGACGGCCGAAGTGACCGCGGTAGTCCCGGGTTTTTTAACTCCCCGCATTGACATACACAGGTGCTCGGCCTCGATCACGACCAAAACGCCATGAGGCGCCAGCTTTTCCATGATCGTATCGGCGACTTCGGAAGTTAAACGTTCCTGCACCTGCGGCCTTTTCGCATAGCCCTCAACTACCCTGACCAGCTTGGACAGTCCCGTTACCCTGCCCGATCTCGGGATATAGGCGACGTGGGCCTTGCCGACAAAAGGAACAAGATGATGCTCGCAGATGGAATAGAAAGGAATGTCTTTAACAATGACCATTTCCTCATGCTCGCCCTGCTTGAAAGTCGTCAGTTCTTTGGATGGATCTTTATGCAGGCCGGAGAACAGGTCGGCATACATCTCGGCGACGCGTTTGGGCGTTTCCTTCAAGCCCTCGCGGTTTAAATCCTCGCCGATCGCGATCAATATATCTTTTACGGCTTTTTCGATCTTTTTCTGGTTGATCATTGAATATCTTAATTATACCCCAGGGGTCAAAAATTCGCTACGATCTGACGGAGGACTTCAGGATTATGATAGAACCAGTCTTCGATTACGCTAAGTTTATGCAAGGTGCTATTTAGGACTTCAACATGATTTTGCCTGTCTTTAACTGGAAATCTTTGATTATCGGAATTTTTTCCTTCCACGACCACCCGGCTAAGATTGACGCCATTGAACAATCTTTCAATCAGTACTTGCCAAGCTTCCGGATCTTCAGGTGATTTATATTGCAATCCGACATTGCCGCATTGAATTTTCAGGGCCTCACTGCATTTAATTTTCAACACCTCTTCTTTGAGATGAAAATCGGCCTCTTCCCTATCAAGCTCCGGCTGGTATTTTCCTGTTTCAATCTTCTGCAGCAGAGCACGAAGTGTCTTTTCATACACATAATTATTGCCCGCTTTCATTATGACAGCCGGCCGCCGATAGGTAGAAGTTATTGTGACCATATTATTATATTTGGATGAGAGCCGCTCAATTAATTGTCAATAAAATTAGAAGGAAATTTCAGGGGTTTTAAAACAATCCGACGATCTTACCGTCTTCGGTAATATCCATGTTTTCTGCCGCTGGGTGTTTTGGCAAGCCCGGCATCGTCATGATATCACCGGCATAGGCAACGATAAATCCGGCGCCAGCGGACGGTTTCAGCTCACGGATAGTGATCTTGAAGCCGGCTGGCCGGCCGTAAACTTTCGGGTTATCACTTAAAGAATACTGGGTCTTGGCGATACAGACTGGCAGATCGGCTAACTTCTGTTCATTCAAGAACTTAATGTCTGCCTCCGCCTGCTCTGTCCACTCAACCCCCTCCGCCCCGTAGATTTCAGTGGCGATCTTATTGATCTTCTCCTTAATTGGATCTTTCAACGAATAAAGCAGCTTAAAGTCTGACTTGTTATCAGCCGCTGCGATCACCGCTTTCGCCAGCTCCTTCCCCCCGCTCCCGCCTTTGGCCCAAACATCAGAGACAACCACAGGAACGCCGAGCTTGGAGCATTCACTTTTAATAACAGCCAACTCATCAGCCGTATCGTTCTCTTTCCTATTGATAGCGATAACCGCCGGCAAACCATAATGGCGAATATTCTCAAGATGTTTTTTGACGTTCTCATAGCCATGGCGTTCGATCGCCTGTTTAGTCACCACCAGGACCGCGGCTGACGGCGAGAAGCCCGCTACCCGGCATTTGATGTCAAAGAACTTCTCCGCGCCTAGCTCGGAGGCAAACCCGGCCTCGGTGACCACGTAATCGGCCAGCTTTAAAGCGAGCCGGGTAGCGACGATCGAGTTACAACCGTGCGCGATGTTGGCAAACGGCCCGCCGTGGATAAAAGCCGGGCCTCCTTCAAAGGTCTGGACCAGGGTCGGCTTGAGCGCGTCCCATAACAGGAGTGCCATCGCCCCATTCGCTTTGAGGTTGGCGGCAGTGACCGGCTTCCCTGTTTTATCATAAGCCACGATGATCCGCCCCAGCCGTTCTTTCATATCGGTTACGCTTTCGGAAAGACAAAGGATCGCCATCACTTCGGAAGAAGCGGTGATATCGAACATCCCGCGGAGCGCCCGGTCGTTCATGTCCATCGTCCTTTTCCAAACTATCCGGTGCTCATCTATTCCTAATTCATTACCCTGGTAGATATGGTTATAAAGCATGGCCGACAACAGATTGTGGGCAGAGGTGACCATATGCATGTCGGAAGTTAAGTGAAGATTGATGTCTTCCATCGGCAGGACCTGGGAATATCCGCCGCCGGCCGCCCCACCCTTCATCCCCATTACTGGCCCCAGCGAAGGTTCCCTGATGCAGACAAAAGCGCTCTTCCCCAAATTATTTAAGGCCTGGGCCAGTCCGATGGTCGTGGTGGTTTTCCCTTCCCCCCGCGGGGTCGGCGTCATCGCGGTAACGAGGATCAATTTGCCGTCTTTTTTCTTATTAAAGCGCTTTAAGGCTTTAAGATGTATCTTTGCTTTGTAACAACCGTGAAGTTCTACGTCATTCAAGTCAAGGCCGGCGTGTTTGGCGACCTCGACGATCAGCTTGAGTTTAGCTTTTTGGGCGATCTCGATATCGGACTGCATAAGTTGATTATAACTTATTTAGCGGGAGGTGGGCAACTGTGAGAATGGTTTTGCCGCCAGCGCGCGACGAACTCGGGGAACTGGTTCTCGATCGCTGCCAAGCTCTTGTTGATCAGGTCAAGGCGCGAAGCAGACGAAGAAAAGTTGCGGAGATAATAGTTGCTGAGCTTTCCCCGGGAAAGCAGGTCCAGGGCCTTGATTCCCCGCTCAAGGTCGAGCAGCATCAGGCCGATCTTCTCCAGCGTTTTAAAGTGGGCAAGGTTGTTGTTGTCGAGATCAGCGGCCGCCATGATCAGCACGTCTTGCGCCGCGGCCGTATTTTCGTGGTCGATCAATTTTTTCGCGATCGCGACCAATTGGCCCGTGCGGACCATCAGATTCGGGCTGGCCTTGGCGATCTGGACGCAATTGACTGACAGGGTTTTTGTCGCCTTTTCCGTTTCACCTGATTTTAAAAAAGCATCCGCGATCGCCAGATTGGCGGGCAGTTTATCTTTTCTTTCATAGCCGCGGACGATCGAGGCGGCTTCATTTATTTTGTATGAACCCAAGCAGACATTGGCCATCCGCTCCCTGACCTCATCCCGTAAACCCGGCGTCAGCAGATTGTCAATAAATTGCCTTATCCGGCCGAAGATCTGCGCGGCGGTTTGGTCGTCGGCGTTTTTAAAGGAATGATCGGCGACCCGGACGGCCAAGACAAAGCAATCGGTAGTGGTCGCTTCTTCAAGCAACCCGGTGTTGAGCACGATCCCGGCCGCTTCGGCGATCAGCCTTTCCTTATGCTGTGGATCATGAAAACCAAATTGTGGCTTTAACTGTTCTAAAATGGCGCCCAGGCGCGAGCTTAATATGTCGGATACGCTTCTTTCCCCGCCTCCTCCCCCTATCCGGCAGATCCCGGGATGGCTTAAATAATCAGGACGCATAGTTGTTCTATAATTAGGCAGTGCTTTCATTGGTTTATCTTCGTAAGAAAATGATCGCGATTTCAGTTATTTGACTCTAAAAATGGTTTTTGATCGTCTGAGCTATCTTTTGGGGGGATAAGCCGTAGCTGTCCAGGATCTCGTCTCGCTGGCCGTGTTCGATGAATTTTGACGGCAAGCCCAACCTGCGCACCGGGGTGGTAACACCGGCCTCGGCCAGCAGTTCTATGACCGCGGAACCAAAACCGCCCTCAAGAACTCCCTCTTCGACCGTAACGATAAGTTTGGCAGCCTTAGCTTCTTTGACGATCAATTCCTTGTCCAAAGGCTTAACGAACCGGGCGTTGATCACTCTGGCGTTGCCTAACTGTTTGGCGGCTTCGATTGACGGAGCGACCATTGAGCCAAGAGCGATAATGCAGATCTCGGAATGCGGAGAGCCGAATACCACCTCGGCCTTGCCCAACTCTATTGCGAGTGATGATTTTGCCTCGACCCTTTTTGCCTCGCCTCTTGGGTAACGTATAGCTATCGGGCCGTCATGTCTGACGGCGAACGCGAGCATTTTTTCGAGTTCGGAATCGTCACTGGGCGCCAGGACGACCATGTTCGGCAGACAGCGCAGGAAAGCCAGATCAAAAATGCCGTTATGCGTTGCCCCGTCTTCGCCGACGATCCCCGCCCGATCGATCGCGAAAACGACCGGCATATTTTGCAGGCAGACGTCATGGATGATCTCATCGTAAGCCCGCTGCAGGAAGGTCGAATAAATAGCCACGACCGGCCGATAACCCCCTTTAGCCAGCGCCCCGGCAAAGGTCACCGCGTGTTCTTCGGCGATACCGACATCAAAGAACCGTTTAGGGAATTTACGGGCGAACTCCTCCATCCCGGTCCCGTCAAGCATGGCGGCGGTCACGCCGACTATCGCGGGCTCGCGCTCGGCCAGTTTGACCAGGGTCTGGCCGAAAACCTGGGTATAGCTCTTGCTCCCGTTGCCGTTCAGCGGTTTGCCGCTCTCAATGTTAAAAGGACCGGTGCCGTGGAAACGGGTCGGGTCCTTTTCGGCCGGCGGATAGCCCTTCCCCTTTTTCGTTAGGACATGGATCAGCACCGGCCCCTGGATCTCACGGGCGTGCTGCAGCGTGCTCATGATCAGCGGGATATTATGGCCGTCGATCGGGCCGAAATACTTGAAACCGAGCTCTTCAAACATGACGTCGACCTTGAAACTGACGACGATATGCTTGGTCCGGTCTTTTAATTTCTTGGCCGCCGCGAAAAGAGGGACCCCGACCCGCGGCACCTTGGTGACCAGCTTCTCGATCCGGTTGCGCAACTCGACGTAAGCGCCGCTGGTCGAGACCTGGGTCAGATAGTTGGAGAGCGAGCCGACATTGCGCGAGATCGACATCTCGTTGTCGTTCAGGATTATTATCAGATTACTTTTCAGGCCGTCAACGTTATTGACCCCTTCCCAGGCCAGCCCTCCCGACATCGAGCCGTCGCCGATCACCGCCACAACGTTATATTTCGCGCCGCTCAAGTCGCGCGCCTTGACCAGCCCAAGCGCCTGGGAGATCGAAGTTGAAGCGTGGCCGGCCGTAAAGGGATCATGAGCGCTTTCCGCGGCGT
It includes:
- a CDS encoding formate--tetrahydrofolate ligase → MQSDIEIAQKAKLKLIVEVAKHAGLDLNDVELHGCYKAKIHLKALKRFNKKKDGKLILVTAMTPTPRGEGKTTTTIGLAQALNNLGKSAFVCIREPSLGPVMGMKGGAAGGGYSQVLPMEDINLHLTSDMHMVTSAHNLLSAMLYNHIYQGNELGIDEHRIVWKRTMDMNDRALRGMFDITASSEVMAILCLSESVTDMKERLGRIIVAYDKTGKPVTAANLKANGAMALLLWDALKPTLVQTFEGGPAFIHGGPFANIAHGCNSIVATRLALKLADYVVTEAGFASELGAEKFFDIKCRVAGFSPSAAVLVVTKQAIERHGYENVKKHLENIRHYGLPAVIAINRKENDTADELAVIKSECSKLGVPVVVSDVWAKGGSGGKELAKAVIAAADNKSDFKLLYSLKDPIKEKINKIATEIYGAEGVEWTEQAEADIKFLNEQKLADLPVCIAKTQYSLSDNPKVYGRPAGFKITIRELKPSAGAGFIVAYAGDIMTMPGLPKHPAAENMDITEDGKIVGLF
- the folE gene encoding GTP cyclohydrolase I FolE, translated to MINQKKIEKAVKDILIAIGEDLNREGLKETPKRVAEMYADLFSGLHKDPSKELTTFKQGEHEEMVIVKDIPFYSICEHHLVPFVGKAHVAYIPRSGRVTGLSKLVRVVEGYAKRPQVQERLTSEVADTIMEKLAPHGVLVVIEAEHLCMSMRGVKKPGTTAVTSAVRGVFRKDAKVRSEALALIKP
- a CDS encoding polysaccharide deacetylase family protein, producing the protein MINRVLIAFWPIIICFYLTGCAEHSISSNKNPTVKNAVTITIDLCPSSKPYEAKLFKALEGLGQRAGQPLPVTIFVSGRWIERHQDELKVLKKMYLNITWGNHSYSHPVADDFLNNPKVNFRREMLKNITAMEKFSLQPSRYFRFPGLRHNRQRLEQLAALGYISVDSNAWLGKIHWWHRFVGGRIKAGSIILIHGNGNERAGVVDEFIAWLKRNKKYRIVPLSDFIPVVSSSGTPEAVRP
- the dxs gene encoding 1-deoxy-D-xylulose-5-phosphate synthase, which codes for MSTLIDKIKLPETLRELSAKQLEQIAGEIRQKIISVTAVTGGHVASSLGAVELAVSLHAAFESPKDKIIWDVGHQAYAHKILTGRLERFDTLRQAGGISGFPNAAESAHDPFTAGHASTSISQALGLVKARDLSGAKYNVVAVIGDGSMSGGLAWEGVNNVDGLKSNLIIILNDNEMSISRNVGSLSNYLTQVSTSGAYVELRNRIEKLVTKVPRVGVPLFAAAKKLKDRTKHIVVSFKVDVMFEELGFKYFGPIDGHNIPLIMSTLQHAREIQGPVLIHVLTKKGKGYPPAEKDPTRFHGTGPFNIESGKPLNGNGSKSYTQVFGQTLVKLAEREPAIVGVTAAMLDGTGMEEFARKFPKRFFDVGIAEEHAVTFAGALAKGGYRPVVAIYSTFLQRAYDEIIHDVCLQNMPVVFAIDRAGIVGEDGATHNGIFDLAFLRCLPNMVVLAPSDDSELEKMLAFAVRHDGPIAIRYPRGEAKRVEAKSSLAIELGKAEVVFGSPHSEICIIALGSMVAPSIEAAKQLGNARVINARFVKPLDKELIVKEAKAAKLIVTVEEGVLEGGFGSAVIELLAEAGVTTPVRRLGLPSKFIEHGQRDEILDSYGLSPQKIAQTIKNHF